A genome region from Penicillium psychrofluorescens genome assembly, chromosome: 3 includes the following:
- a CDS encoding uncharacterized protein (ID:PFLUO_005556-T1.cds;~source:funannotate), with the protein MTLLESQPMRRGALIIVEGLDRAGKSSQCELLRDQLLTKGHAVEYIRFPDRTTPIGKLIDSYLRNASHQDDHSIHLLFSANRWELAKHIQDTVANGTTVIVDRYSYSGAVYSAAKANPTLSLEWAWQPEVGLPRPDICLFLSISPEEAAKRGGFGAERYENETMQSRVRQLFGTLLDRQRDDVCVIDAGRTVDEVSEEIVDVAVKCISRLDAIGPLRALGPLEITH; encoded by the exons ATGACCCTATTAGAATCCCAACCCATGCGTCGTGGCGCGCTCATTATCGTCGAGGGACTTGATCGGGCCGGCAAGTCGAGTCAGTGTGAGCTGCTGCGAGATCAGCTTCTCACCAAGGGACACGCGGTTGAATACATTCGGTTTCCAG ACCGAACAACACCCATCGGCAAGCTAATAGATAGCTACCTACGCAATGCCTCACACCAAGACGACCACTCCATCCACCTGCTCTTCTCCGCGAACCGCTGGGAACTCGCCAAGCACATCCAAGACACCGTCGCTAACGGAACCACCGTGATCGTTGACCGGTACTCATACTCCGGCGCAGTCTACTCGGCCGCAAAGGCCAATCCTACGCTCTCGCTCGAGTGGGCGTGGCAGCCGGAGGTGGGACTGCCCAGACCGGATATCTGTCTCTTTCTCAGTATCTCTCCCGAAGAGGCAGCGAAGCGGGGCGGATTTGGTGCGGAGAGATATGAGAATGAGACGATGCAGAGTCGCGTACGCCAATTATTTGGGACGCTCCTTGACCGGCAGCGGGACGATGTCTGTGTTATTGACGCGGGGAGAACAGTTGATGaggtgtcggaggagatTGTTGACGTGGCCGTGAAGTGTATCTCGCGTTTGGACGCGATTGGACCTCTGAGAGCTTTAGGACCGCTTGAAATTACCCACTGA
- a CDS encoding uncharacterized protein (ID:PFLUO_005557-T1.cds;~source:funannotate), with amino-acid sequence MDPEALSPMVTFALSPAAPILAPRVGSLAIAGRKPLTTPHYLPLSSRGTMPHISHDVLRDHTALNSVYVGLEDFVEKKHKSPVYNTPTTSSQESPLKKFISMPQDMPLFLGPRRFPPIPCPPANTDTSIAVLTTNGFGQLSAHEYLDAVQQLRPDVAIGFSDIVLNKPPGVKRRGKMVDRTHAFTRDALERLYNREDKSSAAYFAPVLPLENTQQSLYLDDLASEFRENISGLALYESASLQYIPEPLGDLPRLLFSEPSSPHEVLRGISLGSDLLTIPFIVWASDSGIAMEFVFPAPSAGQAGPLPMGLDLWSSDYTIDTFPLFEGCECFTCRNHHRAYIHHLLTAKEMTAWVLLQLHNHTVMDAFFAGVRDSIQRGSFEEDVATFNRVYAQSLPERTGEGPRVRGHHLPAAQQNQPRRMPRMYGRLDDAAQKFAESRSSSVVTPDTDAEGLERHGFAEKV; translated from the exons ATGGACCCCGAGGCACTGTCTCCGATGGTGACCTTTGCGCTGAGTCCTGCTGCCCCCATTCTGGCGCCGCGAGTCGGCTCCCTGGCCATTGCTGGCCGGAAGCCCTTGACCACGCCGCACTATCTCCCGCTGTCGTCGCGGGGAACCATGCCGCATATATCGCACGACGTACTGCGCGACCACACTGCGCTGAACAGTGTCTATGTGGGCTTGGAAGACT TCGTtgaaaagaaacacaaatCCCCGGTGTACAACACGCCCACCACATCATCGCAGGAGTCACCATTGAAGAAATTTATATCTATGCCCCAGGACATgccgctcttcctcggtccCCGCAGGTTTCCTCCCATCCCCTGCCCGCCAGCCAACACCGACACCTCAATCGCCGTCCTAACCACCAACGGGTTCGGCCAACTTTCCGCGCATGAATATCTGGATGCCGTGCAGCAGCTACGTCCGGATGTTGCAATTGGATTTTCTGACATTGTTCTAAACAAGCCTCCCGGCGTGAAGAGGCGCGGGAAGATGGTAGATCGTACGCATGCGTTTACGCGCGATGCGCTCGAGCGACTATATAACCGGGAAGACAAGTCGAGTGCTGCATATTTCGCACCAGTGCTCCCACTGGAGAATACACAGCAGTCCCTTTATCTAGATGATCTGGCCAGTGAGTTCCGCGAGAACATCTCGGGACTGGCGCTGTACGAGTCGGCCTCGCTACAATATATTCCAGAACCCTTGGGTGATCTGCCTCGGCTACTATTTAGTGAACCGTCCAGTCCGCACGAGGTCCTGCGCGGGATCTCCCTCGGTTCAGATCTCCTAACTATCCCCTTCATCGTTTGGGCATCTGACTCCGGAATCGCAATGGAGTTTGTCTTCCCGGCTCCGTCAGCCGGACAAGCCGGCCCGCTGCCCATGGGACTTGATCTCTGGTCCTCCGACTATACAATCGACACATTTCCGCTGTTCGAAGGATGTGAATGCTTCACATGCCGGAATCACCACCGTGCCTacatccaccacctgctAACTGCGAAAGAAATGACTGCATGGGTGCTCCTCCAATTGCACAATCATACAGTCATGGATGCCTTTTTCGCCGGCGTTCGGGACAGTATCCAGCGTGGCTCGTTCGAAGAGGACGTCGCTACGTTCAATCGTGTCTATGCACAGTCATTGCCGGAGCGCACGGGCGAGGGTCCTAG AGTACgtggccatcatctccctgCTGCGCAACAAAATCAACCCCGACGCATGCCTCGCATGTATGGCCGGCTGGACGACGCGGCGCAGAAATTCGCCGAGTCCCGGTCTTCCTCTGTTGTTACTCCGGATACGGATGCGGAGGGGCTGGAGAGGCATGGGTTTGCTGAGAAAGTATAA
- a CDS encoding uncharacterized protein (ID:PFLUO_005558-T1.cds;~source:funannotate), with amino-acid sequence MASTEHTSTTFTPERTFRSYDQSQGIAYSRLRPNYHPNLYKTIIDHHLFTGGELTTILDVGCGPGNAVRDLAPHFIHAIGLDPSEGMISTARSLGGVSSNGQAIRFEMSTAEDLGSQSVPPIPNSSVDLIVAATAAHWFDMPRFWRRAAEILKPGGTVALWAVRGGYPHPSMPNHAAIQASMLEIEDRYLKPYMDHGTLLAKGLYTDLGLPWSISEPVVGFERETFYRKDWNRDVPCTEGDEFFAGQSDPRYLSVVLRATEKMLGTRGTVIRWREAHPDLAGTESDVARIMCKEIERLLHEAGVEQGDEIVKMGVDGVLLMVKRDHE; translated from the coding sequence ATGGCGTCCACTGAACATACATCTACAACATTTACACCAGAGAGGACCTTTCGTTCCTACGACCAGTCACAAGGTATTGCCTACTCTCGACTCCGTCCGAACTACCACCCAAACCTGTATAAAACCATCATTGACCACCATCTGTTTACTGGCGGCGAATTAACCACAATCCTCGATGTCGGCTGTGGGCCAGGTAATGCCGTCCGTGATCTTGCGCCGCACTTCATCCATGCCATCGGTCTTGACCCGTCAGAGGGTATGATCAGTACGGCGCGCTCGCTCGGCGGTGTTTCGTCAAATGGCCAGGCTATACGGTTCGAAATGTCCACTGCGGAAGATCTCGGTTCTCAGAGCGTGCCACCAATTCCCAACTCCAGTGTTGACCTGATCGTCGCGGCTACGGCAGCGCACTGGTTTGACATGCCGCGGTTCTGGCGTCGGGCGGCGGAGATCCTCAAGCCGGGAGGAACTGTTGCCCTCTGGGCTGTTAGAGGCGGATATCCGCATCCATCCATGCCCAATCACGCCGCAATTCAGGCTTCCATGTTGGAGATTGAAGACCGATATTTGAAGCCTTATATGGATCATGGCACTCTCCTTGCGAAAGGATTGTACACCGATCTCGGTCTCCCATGGTCTATCTCCGAGCCTGTTGTTGGTTTCGAGCGAGAAACTTTCTACCGCAAGGATTGGAATAGGGATGTGCCGTGCACGGAGGGCGACGAGTTCTTCGCGGGTCAGAGTGATCCTCGCTATTTATCTGTGGTTCTTCGGGCGACGGAGAAGATGCTTGGGACTAGGGGCACAGTGATACGGTGGCGTGAAGCTCATCCGGATTTGGCTGGGACCGAGTCTGATGTTGCGAGAATCATGTGCAAGGAGATAGAGAGGCTTTTACATGAAGCAGGGGTGGAGCAGGGCGATGAGATTGTCAAGATGGGTGTAGATGGAGTATTGTTGATGGTGAAAAGAGATCACGAATAG
- a CDS encoding uncharacterized protein (ID:PFLUO_005559-T1.cds;~source:funannotate), translating into MGFVGYAIYFAFHPIELKSIVQWKLWRNPPHERNEKNETETQKTCFKFLDTSGRSFSAVIKELHPELLLPVCIFYLVLRGLDTIEDDTSLPLATKEPLLREFKNVLTQDGWSFTGNRPEEKDRELLVQFHNVVTEFKNLKPAYQDVIKDIADKMGNGMADYAVKAEKVLNGDKDDASVKTIEEYDLYCYYVAGLVGEGLTRLFVSAGLADSNLLKRSSRSMGLLLQKINIIRDIREDFDDGRQFWPREIWSKHVDNFEDLFKPENLDAALNCGSEMVLNALEHVEECIFYLAELREQSVFNFCAIPQSMAMASLELFFRNPAIFQRNVKITRGAACDLMVQSTQNLEVMTRTFQRNTRAIHKKNTPVDPNFLQINIVCGKIEKRIETLFPTEAAEEDAENKRHIYSILCLIGIIAALVAFLVV; encoded by the exons ATGGGTTTCGTTGGCTATGCTATCTACTTTGCTTTCCATCCCATTGAATTGAAGTCAATTGTCCAATG GAAACTCTGGCGCAATCCACCACACGAGCGCAATGAAAAGAACGAGACCGAAACACAGAAAACCTGTTTCAAGTTCTTGGATACATCCGGTCGGAGTTTTAGCGCAGTGATCAAGGAATTGCACCCAGAGCTACTATTACCAGTCTGTATATTCTATCTTGTCCTCCGGGGGCTGGATACCATCGAGGATGACACTTCATTGCCCCTGGCGACTAAAGAGCCACTACTCCGGGAATTCAAAAATGTCCTGACACAAGATGGTTGGAGTTTCACTGGGAATCGtccggaggagaaggaccgTGAGCTTTTAGTTCAATTTCACAATGTGGTCACTGAATTCAAGAACTTGAAGCCGGCGTACCAGGATGTCATCAAGGATATTGCGGATAAGATGGGTAATGGGATGGCTGACTATGCCGTGAAGGCAGAGAAAGTCTTGAATGGAGACAAGGACGATGCTAGTGTCAAGACTATCGAGGAGTACGACTTATACTGCTACTATGTCGCCGGCCTAGTCGGAGAAGGTCTTACACGTCTCTTTGTTTCGGCGGGATTAGCCGACTCGAACCTATTGAAGCGCTCCAGCAGATCAATgggcctccttctccaaaagATTAATATCATTCGCGACATCCGCGAAGactttgatgatggccgaCAATTCTGGCCGAGAGAAATTTGGTCGAAGCATGTTGACAACTTCGAGGATCTGTTCAAGCCCGAGAATCTCGACGCTGCGCTGAACTGCGGCTCGGAGATGGTTCTTAATGCACTCGAGCATGTCGAAGAGTGTATTTTCTACCTGGCAGAGCTACGCGAGCAAAGTGTCTTCAACTTCTGCGCTATCCCGCAATCCATGGCTATGGCTAGTCTCGAATTGTTTTTCCGCAATCCTGCAATCTTTCAACGCAATGTCAAGATCACCAGGGGCGCGGCTTGCGATCTAATGGTCCAGTCGACTCAGAATCTGGAGGTCATGACTCGGACCTTTCAGCGAAACACTCGCGCAATCCACAAGAAGAACACGCCTGTAGATCCAAACTTCTTGCAGATTAACATTGTCTGTGGAAAG ATTGAGAAGCGGATTGAGACTCTCTTCCCAACCGAGGCAGCCGAAGAGGACGCAGAGAACAAACGGCACATTTACTCCATTTTGTGTTTGATAGGTATCATTGCCGCCCTTGTCGCTTTCCTTGTGGTATAA